The Methanomicrobiales archaeon HGW-Methanomicrobiales-1 genome includes a region encoding these proteins:
- a CDS encoding 4Fe-4S ferredoxin gives MTFFQMTKTVLKSLFTRPATLMYPAKPAKKTPLSRGHVTIDPTKCITCRLCQRKCPTQAICVEVKEKTWEIDNMRCVVCSVCVEVCPTKCLTMDTQYRKALTTRGGKDKFTVAGPKKKEPVAADVAKPAPE, from the coding sequence ATGACATTTTTTCAGATGACAAAAACGGTGTTAAAAAGTCTTTTCACTCGTCCGGCAACCCTGATGTACCCGGCAAAACCGGCCAAGAAGACACCCCTCTCCCGGGGACACGTGACAATCGATCCAACGAAATGCATCACCTGCCGGCTCTGCCAGCGTAAGTGTCCGACCCAGGCTATCTGTGTAGAGGTCAAGGAGAAGACCTGGGAGATCGATAACATGCGGTGTGTTGTCTGTAGCGTATGCGTCGAGGTCTGCCCGACCAAGTGCCTTACCATGGATACGCAGTACCGCAAGGCGCTCACCACCCGTGGTGGCAAGGATAAGTTCACCGTTGCAGGGCCAAAGAAGAAGGAACCGGTTGCAGCTGATGTTGCAAAACCGGCACCAGAATAA
- a CDS encoding DNA polymerase II yields the protein MLDVQQITLAFLEARLQVHPDVVRYILEQGEPELIGRIIAGVPDHAIVVSAQHIPGMNVTRDGTRFLTDPAVEVVSGSAGTSGPINGTGDYLHYFRDRYTRLGGMIRSRCSTMPIEALTRSNRYRQEECTIIGMVTEVKTTTNGHRIAEIEDISANIPVLFRKDRPVFSDAERIIHDEVIGVKGKLSSDGKLFFAELLYRPDIRIDNTPFKSEEPGKAVLISDVHVGSDTFLQESWDRFSDWLADSDFSYLLIAGDLVDGIGIYPGQESELTIKNIYEQYEAFGAMMRKLPSRMKIIISPGNHDVVRGAEPQPVLPDAFIKNFPDNCVLVENPALVNLQGVRVLMYHGRSIDDMIGLIPGASYEQSGQMMQEMLQRRHLAPAYGRRTPIAAGKIDRMIIDPLPEILHTGHVHIKGITTYRGVLGINAGTWQSQTKFQKQMNVNPTPALAVVVDLQTLIPETFSFA from the coding sequence ATGCTCGATGTACAGCAGATCACGCTCGCTTTTTTAGAGGCACGGCTGCAGGTACATCCCGATGTGGTGCGGTACATCCTGGAGCAGGGTGAGCCCGAGCTGATCGGGCGCATCATTGCAGGAGTGCCGGACCATGCAATCGTGGTCTCGGCGCAACACATCCCCGGTATGAATGTTACCCGGGACGGAACCCGGTTTCTTACCGATCCTGCAGTAGAAGTGGTCAGCGGTTCTGCCGGGACATCAGGACCCATAAACGGTACCGGAGATTACCTCCATTATTTCCGCGACCGTTACACCCGGCTGGGGGGAATGATCCGGAGCCGGTGCAGCACTATGCCCATAGAGGCCCTGACGCGTTCCAACCGGTACCGGCAGGAAGAATGCACCATTATCGGTATGGTCACGGAAGTCAAAACCACGACCAACGGGCACCGGATCGCCGAGATCGAGGACATCTCGGCAAATATTCCCGTGCTCTTCAGGAAGGATCGCCCGGTCTTTTCCGATGCCGAGCGGATCATCCATGATGAAGTAATCGGGGTGAAGGGCAAACTCTCCAGCGACGGAAAACTTTTCTTTGCCGAGCTCCTCTACCGCCCGGATATCCGTATCGACAACACCCCGTTCAAGAGCGAAGAGCCGGGAAAGGCGGTTTTAATCTCTGATGTCCATGTGGGCAGTGACACTTTCCTGCAGGAGAGCTGGGACCGGTTCTCCGACTGGCTTGCGGATTCGGATTTTTCCTACCTCCTGATTGCCGGTGACCTTGTAGATGGTATCGGTATCTATCCCGGGCAGGAAAGCGAACTGACCATAAAAAACATCTACGAGCAGTACGAGGCGTTCGGCGCCATGATGCGCAAGCTTCCCTCGCGGATGAAGATCATTATATCGCCGGGCAACCACGATGTGGTCCGTGGCGCAGAGCCGCAACCGGTACTGCCGGATGCATTCATTAAAAATTTCCCCGACAACTGCGTGCTCGTCGAAAACCCGGCGCTGGTCAACCTGCAGGGCGTGCGGGTGCTGATGTATCACGGGCGATCGATCGATGACATGATCGGGCTGATCCCCGGGGCATCCTATGAGCAGAGCGGGCAGATGATGCAGGAGATGCTCCAGCGCCGCCACCTGGCACCGGCCTATGGGCGCAGGACACCCATTGCTGCAGGAAAGATCGACCGTATGATCATCGATCCGCTGCCCGAGATCCTGCATACCGGCCATGTCCATATCAAGGGCATCACGACCTACCGGGGCGTGCTCGGCATCAATGCCGGTACCTGGCAGTCCCAGACCAAGTTCCAGAAACAGATGAATGTGAACCCGACACCGGCACTGGCAGTTGTCGTCGATTTGCAAACGCTGATTCCTGAGACATTTTCATTCGCGTGA
- a CDS encoding lysine transporter LysE, whose protein sequence is MYDVLQTFLLGLVIGLTGALAPGPTLVATINASIAGDWKIGPKVTVGHMIAESVIFLLIVLGFATLALPYTTAIAAIGGIALIVFGALTIAGSRGASLHGPVTGTVNNPYIAGLVTSAANPYFWIWWLTIGSAMVIAGLAGGIALAAVFMAGHWCADLGWYTFVSAGISRGRTFLSDLSYRRIMGVCGVFLILFGAYYLSSLFLR, encoded by the coding sequence ATGTATGACGTTCTCCAGACATTTCTTCTTGGGTTGGTAATCGGTCTCACCGGTGCCCTGGCACCGGGGCCAACCCTGGTTGCCACGATCAATGCCTCGATAGCCGGTGACTGGAAGATCGGCCCGAAGGTGACCGTGGGCCATATGATCGCCGAGAGTGTCATTTTTCTCCTGATTGTCCTGGGGTTTGCAACCCTCGCCCTTCCTTACACAACAGCAATTGCGGCGATTGGCGGTATTGCCCTGATCGTATTCGGGGCACTTACGATAGCGGGAAGCCGGGGGGCATCCTTACATGGCCCGGTAACAGGGACGGTCAATAATCCGTATATCGCCGGTCTTGTCACCAGTGCGGCAAACCCCTATTTCTGGATCTGGTGGCTCACCATCGGCAGTGCCATGGTGATTGCCGGGCTTGCCGGAGGGATAGCGCTTGCCGCTGTTTTCATGGCGGGGCACTGGTGTGCTGACCTCGGATGGTACACGTTCGTATCAGCGGGCATTTCACGGGGGAGGACATTCCTTTCCGATCTCTCGTACCGGAGGATAATGGGAGTATGTGGTGTATTTCTTATCCTGTTCGGGGCGTACTATCTCTCATCACTGTTCCTGCGCTGA
- the cofH gene encoding 7,8-didemethyl-8-hydroxy-5-deazariboflavin synthase subunit CofH → MTNVSTLLSDVLGGHRLTGTEAELLLDARGSDILAITAAADEMRERRVGDTVTYVRNQNLHVTNICKNLCGFCGFGRKVTDEGAYCHDKAGIQVQAKLAYERNVTEICLLSGVHPGFTLDTFVDLIHWVHEAAPGVHVHAFSPDEVAHAAHRGKITSPEVLARLKQEGLGTIQGTAAEILVDSVRQVICPRKVPTADWVRIIKEAHGIGLRSTATIMYGSYETSRDQIEHLDILRNIQDETHGFTELVTLPFVHTNTPLYQQGIARAGPTGREDLLMIAVSRLFLDNFTNIQVAWGKVGLKMTQLALLSGANDLAGTMFTDDVTGDAGASGSDYLDPKDMDRIVTDIGRKLRQRTTLYEYV, encoded by the coding sequence ATGACAAACGTATCAACCCTTTTATCCGATGTACTGGGTGGCCACCGGCTCACCGGGACGGAAGCAGAACTCCTCCTGGATGCCCGGGGTTCCGACATCCTCGCGATCACGGCGGCCGCTGATGAGATGCGGGAACGCCGGGTCGGGGATACCGTAACTTACGTGCGGAACCAGAACCTGCACGTGACCAATATCTGCAAGAATCTCTGCGGGTTCTGCGGTTTTGGCCGGAAAGTAACTGACGAGGGGGCATACTGTCATGACAAGGCGGGAATCCAGGTACAGGCAAAGCTCGCGTACGAGCGGAACGTGACCGAGATTTGCCTGCTATCGGGCGTGCACCCCGGTTTCACGCTGGACACGTTTGTCGACCTGATCCACTGGGTGCATGAGGCAGCTCCCGGCGTCCACGTCCACGCGTTCAGCCCGGACGAGGTAGCTCACGCAGCACACCGGGGAAAAATCACCTCCCCGGAAGTACTCGCCCGACTCAAACAGGAGGGGCTCGGTACTATTCAGGGTACCGCCGCCGAGATTCTCGTCGATTCCGTCCGGCAGGTTATCTGCCCCCGTAAGGTCCCGACTGCTGACTGGGTCCGGATCATCAAAGAGGCGCACGGCATTGGCCTCCGGTCAACAGCGACGATCATGTACGGGTCGTACGAAACTTCGAGGGACCAGATCGAGCATCTCGACATACTTAGGAATATACAGGACGAAACGCACGGGTTTACCGAGCTGGTCACCCTCCCCTTTGTCCACACCAACACGCCGCTCTACCAGCAGGGAATTGCACGGGCCGGTCCAACGGGCAGAGAAGATCTCCTCATGATCGCGGTATCCCGGCTCTTCCTGGATAATTTCACCAATATCCAGGTGGCATGGGGCAAGGTCGGGCTCAAGATGACCCAGCTTGCCCTCTTGTCCGGTGCGAACGATCTCGCAGGAACCATGTTCACCGATGACGTGACCGGCGATGCCGGGGCATCCGGTTCGGATTATCTCGACCCGAAGGATATGGACCGGATCGTCACCGATATCGGCAGGAAACTCCGACAGCGAACTACCCTGTATGAATACGTGTGA
- a CDS encoding DUF1805 domain-containing protein: MQQVNVKLTRKVAEGFIIPLGPANLVAIKTDVGMIGCGAFDVAALDSFSYPAAKVRPSIGPSIVDTEDLLKGIVKEANRSAMGRGIKNGMTGRAALELL; this comes from the coding sequence ATGCAGCAGGTAAACGTTAAATTGACCAGAAAAGTGGCTGAAGGGTTTATTATCCCCCTTGGCCCGGCGAACCTTGTCGCGATCAAGACGGATGTGGGAATGATCGGGTGTGGCGCGTTCGATGTCGCGGCGCTCGACTCGTTCAGTTACCCGGCCGCAAAAGTCAGGCCATCCATCGGCCCGTCCATTGTCGATACCGAGGATCTCTTAAAAGGGATTGTCAAGGAAGCCAACCGGTCAGCCATGGGACGGGGAATCAAGAACGGCATGACCGGGCGTGCCGCACTGGAACTGCTCTGA
- the cofH gene encoding 7,8-didemethyl-8-hydroxy-5-deazariboflavin synthase subunit CofH, translated as MATPVLTLLADVKAGHRLTEKEALSLFSARDRQVWDIAATADEIRKQRAGEAVTYVLNQNINVTNLCVNTCGFCGFSKKPGDEGIYFHDKTEIQKKAAMAKARSVSEICTVSGLHPEFTAQSYIDVYRWIHEAAPGVHLHASNPMEVAYAAKKSGMSTKEVLVAMKGAGLGSMCGTAAEILVDSVRDTICREKIPTAEWVRIIKEAHGLGIRTTATIMYGHCESDADRVRHLAVLREIQDATHGFTEFVPLSFIHMNTPIYRAGLARAGATGREDLLMVAVARLFLDNVTNIQVSWVKEGIKMAQLGLIAGANDLGGTMFEESISKGAGAVNTDYLDPKEMQRVAEDVGRPLRRRTTLYELL; from the coding sequence ATGGCAACTCCTGTCCTTACCCTGCTTGCCGATGTAAAGGCCGGTCACCGGCTTACTGAAAAGGAGGCCCTCTCACTCTTCTCGGCCCGCGACCGCCAGGTCTGGGATATTGCCGCAACCGCCGATGAGATCCGGAAACAGCGTGCCGGTGAGGCTGTCACGTATGTCCTGAACCAGAACATCAATGTGACCAACCTCTGCGTCAATACCTGCGGGTTCTGCGGTTTTTCGAAAAAACCCGGCGACGAGGGGATCTATTTCCACGACAAAACCGAGATCCAGAAGAAAGCGGCAATGGCAAAGGCCCGGAGTGTCTCTGAGATCTGCACAGTCAGCGGACTGCATCCTGAATTCACCGCACAATCCTACATCGATGTCTACCGGTGGATCCATGAAGCTGCACCGGGCGTCCATCTCCACGCGAGCAACCCGATGGAAGTCGCGTACGCGGCAAAAAAAAGCGGTATGAGCACGAAAGAGGTGCTTGTCGCCATGAAAGGAGCCGGGCTGGGCTCGATGTGCGGGACAGCAGCCGAGATCCTGGTGGATTCCGTGCGGGATACTATCTGCCGTGAGAAGATCCCGACTGCCGAATGGGTACGCATCATCAAAGAGGCACACGGGCTTGGCATTCGCACAACTGCCACCATCATGTACGGCCACTGCGAAAGCGATGCCGATCGCGTGCGCCACCTCGCGGTCCTGCGGGAGATACAGGATGCCACCCACGGGTTTACCGAGTTTGTGCCGCTCTCGTTCATCCACATGAACACGCCCATCTACCGCGCCGGTCTCGCCCGGGCGGGAGCAACGGGGAGAGAGGATCTCCTGATGGTGGCTGTTGCACGCCTCTTCTTGGATAACGTTACCAATATCCAGGTCTCGTGGGTAAAAGAAGGGATCAAGATGGCACAGCTGGGGCTTATTGCCGGCGCCAATGATCTCGGCGGCACCATGTTCGAAGAGAGCATATCCAAAGGCGCAGGTGCGGTCAATACCGATTATCTCGATCCCAAAGAGATGCAGCGCGTTGCAGAGGATGTGGGCAGGCCGCTCCGGCGCCGCACGACGCTGTATGAGCTATTGTAG
- a CDS encoding pyridoxamine 5'-phosphate oxidase family protein: protein MRRHDREITDRPEMESLLKEATVCRLGCDDNGSPYIVPLSFGYREGVIYIHSAHEGRKIALLQKNPECCIEVDECIGVLPDKKPCKWEMHYRSVICTGRAHFVTDPEEKREGLDCIMQHYGAESHPLSEKDLLSVCVIRVDISEMTGKKYGY from the coding sequence ATGCGAAGACACGACCGCGAGATAACCGATCGACCTGAAATGGAATCTCTTCTCAAGGAAGCGACGGTGTGCAGGCTCGGGTGTGATGATAACGGCAGCCCCTATATTGTTCCGCTGTCGTTTGGTTACCGGGAGGGCGTGATCTATATTCATTCCGCTCACGAAGGCCGGAAGATCGCCCTGCTGCAGAAGAACCCGGAATGCTGCATTGAAGTTGATGAATGCATAGGAGTCCTGCCCGATAAAAAACCCTGCAAATGGGAGATGCACTACCGGAGTGTCATCTGCACGGGAAGAGCTCACTTCGTGACCGATCCTGAAGAGAAGCGGGAAGGACTGGACTGCATCATGCAACATTATGGTGCAGAATCACACCCCCTGTCGGAAAAAGATCTGCTGAGTGTCTGTGTGATCAGGGTTGATATATCAGAAATGACGGGAAAAAAATACGGGTACTGA
- a CDS encoding flavodoxin family protein: MKVLGISGSMRKDGNTANLVNVILERCHGAGLETEFVSLAGKKIHACLGCEKCKEKKWCVIEHDDWDAIAKKILDCDVLIIGSPTYYYDVCGHLKNFIDRTYSLYHDRKLAGKKGVAVAVQANKGANRTIQTLEGFLSTHEFSSLGSVKGNGYHEGEVLADKEAVEKAQKIGDKIIRLVKKDHH, translated from the coding sequence ATGAAGGTGCTGGGAATTTCAGGAAGCATGCGCAAGGATGGCAACACCGCAAATCTGGTCAATGTCATTCTCGAACGCTGTCATGGTGCGGGACTCGAGACTGAGTTCGTCTCGCTCGCAGGAAAGAAGATCCACGCGTGTCTGGGCTGCGAGAAATGCAAGGAGAAGAAATGGTGCGTGATCGAGCACGATGACTGGGATGCCATTGCCAAAAAGATACTCGACTGCGATGTGCTCATAATCGGTTCACCCACCTATTACTATGATGTCTGTGGTCATCTCAAGAATTTCATCGACCGCACGTATTCCCTGTATCATGACCGGAAACTTGCAGGAAAAAAAGGCGTCGCTGTGGCTGTTCAGGCAAATAAAGGCGCAAACCGGACAATCCAGACGCTGGAAGGATTCTTAAGCACCCACGAGTTTTCTTCGTTAGGCTCCGTCAAGGGTAACGGGTATCACGAAGGCGAAGTTCTCGCTGACAAGGAAGCGGTGGAAAAAGCCCAGAAGATCGGGGATAAAATAATCCGCCTGGTGAAAAAGGATCATCACTGA
- a CDS encoding DUF123 domain-containing protein — translation MDKGIYCLVFKNPGCTVRVGALGEIHFQPGWHCYVGSALGSGGLKRLERHIRLAAQRDKQPKWHVDYLHTSPCFSLVYAVSAVTSDRLECRLADELGEGGIPKFGCSDCTCVSHLFYRTGDPQDEILSAFRHLGLLPATKTIMNPGVKDNI, via the coding sequence ATGGATAAGGGAATTTACTGTCTTGTTTTTAAAAATCCCGGCTGCACGGTCCGGGTCGGTGCGCTCGGGGAGATCCATTTCCAGCCCGGGTGGCACTGCTATGTCGGTTCAGCGCTGGGCAGCGGGGGCTTGAAACGGCTGGAACGCCATATCCGGCTTGCTGCACAGCGTGACAAACAGCCAAAATGGCACGTGGATTATCTCCACACTTCGCCCTGTTTTTCCCTCGTGTACGCGGTCTCTGCGGTTACCAGTGATCGTCTGGAATGCCGGCTTGCCGACGAGTTGGGTGAGGGCGGTATTCCGAAATTCGGGTGCAGTGACTGTACCTGTGTTTCCCATCTTTTTTACCGTACGGGCGATCCGCAAGACGAGATCCTCTCTGCGTTCCGGCACCTCGGACTCTTACCAGCCACCAAAACAATCATGAACCCGGGCGTGAAGGATAACATATGA
- a CDS encoding MBL fold metallo-hydrolase, with protein MKVEWLTSGDVWGNSYVVGNILVDAGVMPMAVAPYKEQIETIVLTHCHFDHIARVKEIAHMCKAKVAIHRSDARGMLEESQNLSMHFGARSPGVMPDLMLKDGDIIGDFTVIHTPGHTPGCICLYNENEKLLFSGDTVFTDGAFGRYDFPGGSRAELQRSLERLAQLDVEGLFPGHGEPVEDGGNRHIAAALSLIKSGYG; from the coding sequence ATGAAGGTCGAGTGGTTGACAAGCGGGGATGTCTGGGGAAACTCCTATGTTGTGGGAAATATTCTCGTGGATGCCGGGGTCATGCCGATGGCAGTTGCCCCCTACAAGGAGCAGATCGAGACCATCGTCCTTACTCATTGCCATTTCGATCACATCGCCCGTGTTAAAGAGATCGCGCACATGTGCAAGGCCAAGGTTGCCATCCACCGGAGCGATGCCCGTGGGATGCTCGAAGAATCGCAAAACCTCTCCATGCACTTTGGTGCCCGTTCACCCGGGGTTATGCCAGACCTGATGTTAAAAGATGGAGATATCATCGGGGATTTCACCGTCATTCATACCCCTGGCCATACCCCGGGATGCATCTGCCTGTATAACGAGAATGAGAAGCTTCTCTTCAGTGGCGATACGGTATTTACCGATGGCGCATTCGGACGCTATGATTTCCCGGGCGGGAGCAGGGCGGAACTCCAGCGGTCGCTCGAACGCCTCGCGCAGCTGGATGTCGAGGGGCTCTTCCCGGGTCACGGGGAGCCGGTGGAAGACGGCGGGAACCGTCACATCGCCGCTGCACTCAGCCTGATCAAGAGCGGCTATGGATAA
- a CDS encoding phosphomethylpyrimidine synthase: protein MFLMDLLVRRCSRGVPEEVAAVARAEGMDPVRMARLVAAGRVVIPVNPNRKHQQCAIGEGCTVKINVNVGTSGSRCDIAMEERKAKAALDNGADAIMDLSTGGDLVAIRKKMLALDTTVGTVPVYEAVRRAGNAVDVDADLLFKVIREHCQQGVDFLTLHCGVNRQALAALKSDPRMMGVVSRGGSFHCAMMMQRDEENPLYAEYDYLLEILAEYDVTISLGDGMRPGCMQDAEKLAKSVEYITLGTLAKKAQEKGVQRMIEGPGHMPLDQVGYNVRMIKEITDHAPLYLLGPLVTDIAPGYDHVVAAIGGATACLNGADFLCMVSPSEHLALPDVADIIEGTRVAKIAAHVGDTVRKHEGWKMDREVQMAEARHELDWDEQFRLALYGDHARKIHERDGETETCSMCGDLCAVKMVNELFGTAPKGKGKKGK, encoded by the coding sequence ATGTTTCTTATGGATTTGCTGGTCCGCAGATGTTCTCGCGGTGTTCCGGAAGAAGTGGCAGCGGTGGCCCGGGCGGAAGGGATGGATCCCGTCCGCATGGCACGGCTGGTTGCGGCTGGCAGGGTTGTCATCCCGGTAAACCCCAACCGGAAGCACCAGCAGTGTGCGATCGGCGAAGGGTGCACGGTCAAGATCAACGTGAATGTCGGCACCTCTGGTTCCCGGTGCGATATCGCGATGGAGGAGCGGAAGGCAAAGGCAGCGCTCGATAACGGTGCCGATGCCATTATGGACCTCTCGACCGGTGGTGACCTTGTTGCGATCCGGAAGAAGATGCTCGCGCTGGATACGACGGTCGGGACTGTGCCGGTCTACGAAGCGGTGCGCCGTGCCGGTAACGCAGTGGATGTGGATGCGGACCTGCTCTTTAAGGTCATCCGGGAGCACTGCCAGCAGGGTGTGGATTTCTTAACCCTTCATTGTGGCGTGAACCGTCAGGCACTCGCGGCGCTCAAGAGTGATCCCCGGATGATGGGCGTGGTAAGCAGGGGCGGTTCGTTCCACTGCGCGATGATGATGCAGCGGGACGAGGAGAACCCGCTGTATGCCGAATACGATTACCTCCTAGAGATCCTCGCGGAATACGATGTGACGATCAGCCTCGGGGACGGGATGCGCCCCGGCTGTATGCAGGATGCGGAGAAACTCGCGAAGTCTGTGGAGTACATCACGCTCGGCACGCTGGCAAAGAAGGCGCAGGAAAAAGGAGTCCAGCGGATGATCGAGGGACCGGGTCATATGCCGCTCGACCAGGTGGGCTACAATGTGCGGATGATCAAGGAGATCACCGACCATGCCCCGCTCTACCTGCTCGGACCGCTGGTTACGGATATCGCGCCGGGATACGACCACGTGGTTGCGGCCATTGGCGGAGCGACTGCCTGCCTCAACGGCGCCGACTTCCTCTGCATGGTCTCGCCCAGCGAGCACCTTGCGCTTCCGGATGTCGCAGATATCATCGAAGGGACCCGGGTGGCAAAGATCGCTGCGCATGTCGGGGATACCGTCCGGAAGCACGAGGGCTGGAAGATGGACCGCGAAGTTCAGATGGCGGAGGCCCGGCACGAGCTTGACTGGGATGAGCAGTTCCGGCTGGCGCTCTATGGGGATCATGCCCGCAAGATCCATGAGCGGGATGGGGAGACCGAGACCTGCTCGATGTGCGGGGATCTCTGTGCCGTCAAGATGGTCAACGAGCTGTTCGGGACTGCACCGAAGGGCAAAGGGAAGAAGGGAAAGTAG